The sequence GGCACTTCGGCCCGCCTGCCCCGCGGCATCCTCCACCTTCAACTGCAATGTCACCGGCAAATGCGCCCACGGATGCTTGGACAGGTTCTCGATCAAGGTCTCGGAAAATTCCGCCCGGTCGCCGGTGATCGGCATCGGCAGGTCCAATTCAATCGGCGCGCGCGGCTCCGGCTCGACCGCCAAACCATAACGCCGCTCGACCGCCTCCATGTCCAGATCGAACCGCGCCATGCCGCCGACAACGCCGTAATCGTCACGCGCACGGAAGGGCTGGCTCATCTGCCCGTCGAAACTGACGTCGCCCATTTCCGGGGCCACCTCAACCTGTGGCGGCAGATCGCGCAGCGCGCTTACCTCCCAAGTCTGCCCGCCGGGGCCGTCGATGCGCAACTCCCCGTTGCTGACGATATCAAAGCTCTGCTCGGCATCGCTCGCCGCGCCCAGATCCCCGGTGCGGCCCGAAACCGTTTCCGCCACGCTCAACGCGCCGACCTCACCATAAAGGCGCAGCGTGACACGACTGCCCACGGGAACGGCAATTTCACCTGTCTGATCATTCAGATAAAGACTCGGCAATCCGGTATAACCGGGCGGTTCGATCCAACCTTCCCAAGCCGGTCCACCGGCCAGAGCGGCCCCGCCCGGGGCCATGTCGCCCACGCTGCCCACACGCCAGACCGAGCCGAACACAAGCGCCACCATCAACCCCAGAAGGGCAACATAGCGCAGCCCGAACACATCGCGCGTCGACAGCCGCAAGTCCGGCTCCACCGCTTTCGCCTGTGCCGCACGCTCCGCCATGCGCGCCCGGTGCGCCCGCCACAGGGCCTCCGACCCCGCGTCGCCGCCACCTATCGCCTGACTGTCGGCCAAGGCCGCCAAGGGGTGCCCCGGCATCGCCGAATCCAACCGCGCCACGGCCTCGGCCCGGCGCGGCCAATGGAACCGTCGCAATCCCAGTGCGGCAAAGACAAGCCCCGCCACGGCAACCGCCACGCCGACAAACCAAAACGCCTCGATCGACAGGAAATCGTGCAGGCCCAGCATCAGTGCCGCCGCCACCGCCGCGATCAAGGTCCACAAGGGCCAGAAGGCACGGCTCACACGCTCGGCAATCAACCCCGCCCATGTCAGGGTCAGGGGCCAGCGCAGCCGTGTCATCACGGAAGTCAGGGGCGTTTCCTGTCGGGCCATGCTCCAATCCAATCCATGGCCCGACGCGCCTACCGCGTCACAGCCATTCTGGAATGGTATCGCGATTTATCATCTCGTCAAAGGTCGGACGCGCCCGAATGACGGCGAATTGATGCCCATGCACCAGAACTTCGGGGATCAACGGGCGGGTATTATACTCGCTCGCCATCACTGCGCCATAGGCCCCGGCACTGCGAAACGCCACCAAATCCCCGGCCTCGACCTTGGGCATCATCCGTTCCTTGGCAAAGGTATCCCCCGATTCGCAGACCGGGCCGACAATGTCATAGGGGGTTTGTTCGGCCCCCGCCTCGGGTTCCACCAGCGGAATGATATCGTGATAGGCGTCATACATCGCCGGGCGGATCAAATCGTTCATCGCCGCATCAAGGATCAGGAAATCGCGCCCCTCGCCCGATTTCACGTAAATCACTTCCGAGACCAAAATCCCGGCATTGCCCGCCACCAGGCGCCCCGGCTCGATCTCGATCTCGCAACCCAGATGGCCCACCGTGTCCTTGATCAACTGGCCGTATTCCGTGGGCAGTGGCGGCGCCTCGTTGCTGCGGGCATAGGGGATGCCCAACCCGCCGCCCAGATCGAGGCGCGAAATCTCGTGCCCATCGGCGCGCAACTGCTCCGTCAGCTCGGCCACCTTCTCATAGGCCAAACGGAACGGCTCCAGCTCTGTCAACTGGCTGCCGATATGCACGTCGATGCCCACCACTTTCAACCCCGGCAGGGCGGCGGCCTCGGCATAAACCTCCCGCGCGCGGGTGATCGGAATACCGAACTTGTTCTCGCTCTTGCCGGTGGCAATCTTGGCGTGGGTCTTGGCATCCACATCCGGGTTCACCCGCACGGTGATGGGCGCGACAACGCCCATTTCAGTCGCCACCGCACTGATCGCGGCCATCTCCGGCTCGCTTTCCACGTTGAACTGGCGAACACCACCCGCCAGAACCTGCGCGATTTCCTCCCGCGTCTTGCCGACCCCGGAAAACACGATCCGCTCACCGGGCACCCCGGCGGCCTTGGCGCGGGCATATTCCCCGCCCGAAACCACGTCCATCCCGGCGCCCATCTCGGCCAGCGTTTTCAGGATCGCCACGTTGCTTGCCGCCTTCACCGCATAGCACACCAGATGATCCACCCCGTCCAACGCCTCGTCGAACAGCCGGAAATGCCGCGTCAGCGTCGCGGTCGAGTAGCAATAGAAAGGCGTCCCCACCTGTGCCGCGATCTCGGCCAGCGGAACGTCCTCGGCATACAACTGCCCGTCACGATAGATAAAATGATCCATGGCCCTCGCCCTTCGTTTCAGGGCGTCATAGCAAACCCGCCACGCTTTGCAATCACAGCCGCCCCATCCGCAGGAACAGGTACAACGGCAAACCGCAACTCACCCCGATGCAGAACGTCGCCGGTATTGCCCAAAGCCCGAGCCACGCCCGGCGTTGCACGCTTTCCCAGATCACCCATACAGTCAGCGTCACGGCGGCAATGGTCAGGTCCCAGACCAACCCGCTGCTCGCGGCATTGGCGTGCCAGGCATCGACCATCGCCATCAGGTCAAAACCGTTTTCCCCGAACCATTGCAGGAAATAGGCCATCGGGTGGATGGCCCCCCAAACGGCAAGCGCCAAGAACAGGTACCTCAA comes from Roseovarius bejariae and encodes:
- the lysA gene encoding diaminopimelate decarboxylase, producing the protein MDHFIYRDGQLYAEDVPLAEIAAQVGTPFYCYSTATLTRHFRLFDEALDGVDHLVCYAVKAASNVAILKTLAEMGAGMDVVSGGEYARAKAAGVPGERIVFSGVGKTREEIAQVLAGGVRQFNVESEPEMAAISAVATEMGVVAPITVRVNPDVDAKTHAKIATGKSENKFGIPITRAREVYAEAAALPGLKVVGIDVHIGSQLTELEPFRLAYEKVAELTEQLRADGHEISRLDLGGGLGIPYARSNEAPPLPTEYGQLIKDTVGHLGCEIEIEPGRLVAGNAGILVSEVIYVKSGEGRDFLILDAAMNDLIRPAMYDAYHDIIPLVEPEAGAEQTPYDIVGPVCESGDTFAKERMMPKVEAGDLVAFRSAGAYGAVMASEYNTRPLIPEVLVHGHQFAVIRARPTFDEMINRDTIPEWL
- a CDS encoding DUF2834 domain-containing protein; the encoded protein is MRYLFLALAVWGAIHPMAYFLQWFGENGFDLMAMVDAWHANAASSGLVWDLTIAAVTLTVWVIWESVQRRAWLGLWAIPATFCIGVSCGLPLYLFLRMGRL